In Paenibacillus sp. J23TS9, a single genomic region encodes these proteins:
- a CDS encoding GNAT family N-acetyltransferase — protein sequence MNEQITIGYEPPEAEEYVDLRLKAGLSGKDMEASRRGLSNSLFAVTLRLDGELIGMGRVIGDGGCMFHVVDIAVSPAYQGKGLGKKVMSEITAYLDRNATKGAYVSLMADIPADRLYQQFGFEYGAPASVGMYKKYP from the coding sequence ATGAATGAACAGATTACAATCGGATATGAGCCTCCAGAAGCGGAGGAGTATGTAGATCTTCGCCTCAAGGCAGGCTTAAGCGGCAAGGATATGGAGGCATCCCGCCGGGGACTGTCCAATTCCCTGTTCGCCGTTACTCTCAGACTGGACGGGGAACTGATCGGCATGGGCCGGGTCATCGGCGACGGCGGCTGCATGTTTCACGTCGTTGATATCGCCGTATCTCCTGCGTATCAAGGCAAAGGGCTTGGTAAAAAGGTGATGTCTGAGATTACCGCCTACCTGGATCGGAATGCGACCAAAGGGGCTTACGTCAGTTTAATGGCAGACATACCTGCAGACCGCTTGTACCAGCAGTTCGGCTTCGAATATGGAGCACCCGCGTCCGTCGGCATGTATAAAAAATACCCTTAA
- a CDS encoding SDR family NAD(P)-dependent oxidoreductase has protein sequence MKFTDKTILVTGGAGGIGKGIVTALAKEGAHVAFFDINEEKGKATEEEISKISECMFVKVNLMEKDDVVAGFQKVIDKYKTIHGLVNCAQASINVPFLDTTEKEFELAFGTGFWPTFHLMKLSYPYLKENEGSIVNFASGAGLKGMLTQTSYAAAKEAIRGISRVAANEWGPDNININIVCPIAASEGVAEWRQHNADAYDQMVSAIPLRRLGDPEQDIGRVVSFLLSKDAKFMTGQTIMVDGGSVMMR, from the coding sequence ATGAAATTCACAGACAAAACAATCCTTGTTACCGGCGGCGCAGGCGGTATTGGTAAAGGTATCGTTACAGCACTTGCTAAAGAAGGAGCACACGTTGCATTCTTTGATATTAATGAGGAAAAAGGTAAAGCAACCGAAGAGGAAATCAGCAAAATTTCCGAGTGCATGTTTGTAAAAGTGAACTTGATGGAGAAGGACGACGTCGTAGCAGGCTTTCAAAAGGTGATTGATAAATACAAGACCATTCATGGTCTCGTAAACTGCGCACAAGCATCCATAAATGTACCTTTCTTGGACACTACGGAAAAGGAATTCGAGCTTGCCTTCGGCACAGGTTTCTGGCCTACATTCCATCTTATGAAGCTTAGCTATCCTTACTTGAAAGAAAACGAAGGCTCGATCGTCAACTTCGCTTCCGGCGCAGGGCTGAAGGGCATGTTAACACAAACGTCATACGCCGCAGCCAAAGAAGCCATTCGCGGCATTTCCCGCGTTGCAGCGAATGAATGGGGTCCAGACAACATTAACATCAACATCGTGTGCCCGATCGCAGCTTCGGAAGGCGTTGCAGAATGGAGACAGCACAATGCCGATGCCTATGATCAAATGGTGAGTGCGATCCCGCTCCGCCGACTTGGCGATCCGGAGCAGGATATCGGCCGCGTTGTTTCCTTCCTTCTGAGCAAAGACGCCAAATTCATGACAGGCCAAACGATTATGGTTGACGGCGGAAGCGTCATGATGCGCTAA
- the tatC gene encoding twin-arginine translocase subunit TatC: MINSDEWITHLTELRKRLIWVMLFFILTLAAGLYMSPKVLLYIKNRPAAADIAWNVFSLTDGMFIYMKCGFLVAVFFTVPLALYHVWAFVRPGLTDDEARKTFWFVPMAFVLFSVGVAFSFYVAFPMMVSFLSKMNKTVGAVETYGMDRYFSLMFSVVFPLALAFEMPAVVLFLTRLGILRPALLRKARKYVYLALAVVGSMISPPDFVSHLSVTIPLIMLFELSILVSRWYLHRKEMENPLIDPKGGTNHV, from the coding sequence TTGATTAACAGTGATGAGTGGATTACCCACCTGACAGAGCTTCGAAAACGTCTGATCTGGGTGATGCTCTTTTTTATCCTGACACTGGCTGCGGGCTTGTATATGTCGCCTAAAGTACTGCTGTACATTAAAAACCGGCCTGCCGCCGCGGATATCGCGTGGAATGTGTTTTCCCTGACGGATGGCATGTTCATTTACATGAAATGCGGCTTCCTGGTGGCTGTGTTTTTCACCGTTCCGCTGGCGCTTTATCATGTGTGGGCATTTGTCCGGCCCGGTCTGACCGATGATGAGGCAAGAAAAACCTTCTGGTTCGTTCCGATGGCTTTTGTTTTGTTTTCAGTCGGGGTGGCATTCAGCTTTTATGTCGCATTTCCGATGATGGTTTCTTTTCTCTCCAAGATGAACAAAACGGTTGGAGCGGTGGAGACTTATGGAATGGACAGGTATTTTTCACTGATGTTCAGCGTCGTGTTTCCACTCGCTTTGGCTTTTGAAATGCCGGCAGTTGTCCTGTTCTTGACCCGGCTTGGAATTCTCAGGCCAGCATTGCTGAGAAAAGCCAGGAAATATGTCTATCTAGCTCTCGCTGTTGTCGGCTCAATGATCTCACCCCCAGATTTTGTGTCCCATCTGTCTGTGACCATTCCGCTGATTATGCTGTTTGAACTCAGTATTCTTGTTTCCCGGTGGTACCTGCACCGGAAGGAGATGGAGAATCCATTAATTGATCCGAAGGGAGGCACCAACCATGTTTAA
- a CDS encoding twin-arginine translocase TatA/TatE family subunit yields MFNNIGLPGLLIILTIALVVFGPSKLPQLGRAVGDTLREFRSSTKGVVEEITNEATIEPEKLAEKN; encoded by the coding sequence ATGTTTAACAATATCGGATTACCGGGGCTGCTCATCATTCTGACGATTGCCCTGGTTGTGTTCGGTCCATCAAAGCTTCCACAGCTCGGAAGGGCTGTAGGAGATACACTGCGGGAATTCCGTTCGTCGACAAAAGGCGTTGTTGAGGAAATTACAAACGAGGCAACGATTGAGCCGGAAAAGCTAGCTGAGAAAAATTAA
- a CDS encoding gluconate 2-dehydrogenase subunit 3 family protein, which translates to MANETEEQDLKDHKEPDHSRRNFLKNSGYAVGGLIVGGVVGSLLRSPNKSTTNNNNNGNTTEKAPANEAVNFNQALMHFTQEQFLIMEAATERIFPADDNGPGAKELGVAYFIDHQLAGEWGVNGREYMQGPFFKGETTQGYQGRLKRREIFDIGLQEMQNYSNKKFQKKFKDLTPEQQDTVLKAFETDEVKLTTISASGFFKTIFGSTMEGAYADPLYGGNGNMAGWKLKNFPGNQMSYTKIIEQDKFEKMQPVSLREHLPHS; encoded by the coding sequence ATGGCTAACGAAACCGAAGAACAGGATTTGAAGGATCATAAAGAACCGGATCATTCCCGTCGGAATTTCTTGAAAAATTCTGGATATGCCGTGGGTGGTCTTATTGTCGGTGGAGTTGTAGGAAGCTTGCTGCGTTCTCCAAACAAATCCACAACCAATAATAATAATAATGGAAATACAACAGAAAAAGCTCCTGCCAACGAAGCGGTCAATTTTAACCAGGCGCTTATGCATTTCACCCAGGAGCAATTTCTGATTATGGAGGCTGCCACAGAACGCATTTTCCCTGCGGATGATAACGGACCCGGGGCTAAAGAGCTTGGGGTTGCTTACTTTATCGATCACCAACTGGCTGGAGAATGGGGAGTCAACGGCAGAGAATATATGCAAGGGCCGTTTTTCAAAGGCGAAACGACGCAAGGGTACCAGGGCCGCCTGAAGCGCAGAGAGATCTTTGATATTGGACTTCAGGAAATGCAGAACTACAGCAATAAGAAATTCCAGAAAAAATTCAAGGACCTTACGCCTGAGCAGCAGGATACCGTGCTCAAAGCCTTTGAAACGGATGAAGTCAAGCTCACCACGATTTCCGCAAGCGGATTTTTCAAAACGATTTTCGGAAGCACCATGGAAGGCGCCTATGCGGATCCACTGTATGGTGGAAACGGGAATATGGCGGGCTGGAAGCTTAAGAACTTCCCCGGCAACCAGATGTCCTATACGAAAATCATCGAGCAGGATAAATTCGAGAAAATGCAGCCTGTCAGCTTGAGAGAACATCTACCACATTCCTAA
- a CDS encoding GMC family oxidoreductase has translation MATKLPKTDVVIVGVGWGGGIIASELTKGGLSVVGLERGKERKTEDYYMVHDELRYALRYEMFQDLSRETITFRGNEKIKALPMRSYGSFLLGDGLGGSGVHWNGQTFRFLPYDFEIKSKTIERYGKSKIPDGMTIQDWGITYDQLEPYFNKFEKMTGISGDENPLGGKRSEKYPTPPMKTTPGMKMFSDSCKGLNYHPYHMPSANLSEQYTNPDGIARAACQYCGYCERFGCEYGAKADPVVTVIPVAKNTGKFELRTHSNVRRILHKGGKATGVLYIDTTTGEEYEQPADIVVMTSYVFNNTRLLLMSNIGKPYDPKTGTGVIGRNYAYQVLKGAGVGFFEDKEFNIFAGAGSLGMCIDDFNGDNFDHKDLKFIHGANISYSQTGARPIQNNTVPPGTPTWGKDYKAATVKYANRHINVGAQGSCMPFRHHFLDLDPTYKDEFGDPLMRITFDFEDQDRELVKFMGAKCGDILKQMGADKVVANTELAPYEITTYQSTHNTGGVVMGSSPDTSAVNNYLQMWDTENLFVIGASAFAHNSGYNPTGTMGALSYRAAEGILKYHKNPGSLV, from the coding sequence ATGGCAACCAAACTGCCTAAAACAGATGTTGTAATTGTAGGTGTCGGCTGGGGCGGCGGGATTATCGCGTCGGAGCTGACGAAAGGCGGCTTGTCCGTCGTGGGTCTGGAGCGTGGCAAGGAGCGGAAAACAGAAGACTACTATATGGTTCACGATGAACTTCGCTATGCGCTGCGGTACGAGATGTTTCAGGATTTGTCCCGGGAAACGATTACGTTTCGCGGAAATGAAAAGATCAAAGCGCTGCCTATGCGCTCATACGGCTCTTTCTTGCTCGGCGACGGGCTTGGTGGTTCCGGAGTACACTGGAATGGACAAACCTTCCGGTTTTTACCATATGATTTTGAGATTAAATCGAAGACGATTGAACGTTATGGAAAAAGTAAAATTCCGGATGGCATGACGATTCAGGACTGGGGCATTACGTATGATCAGCTCGAGCCTTATTTCAACAAATTCGAGAAAATGACTGGCATATCCGGAGATGAAAATCCGCTCGGTGGTAAACGGTCGGAAAAATATCCGACCCCTCCGATGAAAACAACACCCGGCATGAAGATGTTCAGCGACTCCTGCAAAGGCTTGAATTATCATCCGTATCACATGCCGTCAGCGAACCTGTCGGAACAGTATACGAATCCGGACGGAATTGCACGTGCAGCATGCCAATACTGCGGCTATTGCGAACGTTTCGGATGCGAGTATGGGGCCAAGGCGGATCCGGTCGTCACAGTGATCCCGGTTGCAAAGAATACCGGCAAGTTTGAACTCCGCACACATTCGAATGTAAGACGCATCTTACATAAAGGCGGTAAAGCAACCGGAGTGCTATATATTGATACGACGACGGGAGAAGAATACGAGCAGCCTGCTGACATTGTCGTGATGACAAGCTATGTCTTCAATAATACACGTCTGCTGCTCATGTCCAATATTGGCAAGCCGTATGATCCTAAGACCGGAACAGGCGTTATCGGCAGAAACTATGCCTACCAGGTACTAAAGGGAGCGGGTGTCGGATTTTTCGAGGATAAGGAATTCAACATCTTCGCTGGCGCGGGCTCACTGGGCATGTGTATCGATGACTTCAACGGGGACAATTTTGACCATAAGGATCTGAAGTTTATCCATGGGGCTAACATCTCATACAGCCAAACAGGTGCACGGCCAATCCAGAACAATACGGTTCCTCCGGGAACACCGACCTGGGGCAAGGACTACAAGGCTGCTACGGTGAAATATGCAAACCGTCACATCAACGTGGGAGCTCAAGGGTCCTGCATGCCGTTCCGTCACCATTTCCTGGATCTTGATCCAACCTATAAGGATGAATTCGGCGATCCATTGATGCGGATCACGTTTGATTTCGAGGATCAGGATCGTGAGCTGGTTAAATTCATGGGAGCCAAATGCGGCGATATCCTGAAGCAGATGGGTGCGGATAAAGTCGTCGCGAACACGGAACTGGCGCCATATGAAATCACAACCTATCAATCAACCCACAATACCGGTGGTGTGGTCATGGGTAGCAGCCCGGATACATCAGCTGTGAACAATTACCTGCAAATGTGGGATACCGAAAATCTGTTTGTGATTGGCGCTTCTGCGTTTGCGCATAACAGCGGCTACAATCCTACTGGAACGATGGGAGCACTGTCTTACCGGGCAGCCGAAGGGATTCTCAAATATCATAAAAATCCCGGCAGTCTCGTTTAG
- a CDS encoding aldo/keto reductase family oxidoreductase produces the protein MKIMPLAKRGVEASQLVLGCMPMGGTWDRNDPITKEDRLKAEKAVDAALSIGINMFDHANIYTQGKAEQTFGGILKNRPELREQIIIQSKCGIRLQDENAPGRFDFSKEHILEAVDESLKRLGVEYLDILLLHRPDPLVEPEEVAEAFSKLKAAGKVRYFGVSNMNVSQIRFLQRSLPDQLAVNQLEMSLAHTDFLDQTIYVNQQKGTGVNFGEGIMEFSQMENIQLQAWGPLAQGRFSGRSLDHEPENVQKTAALISQMAKEKETTPEAIVLGWLMKHPAMIQPIIGTSNEERIAACKDAERQAGLMTRDEWYILYMSAIGREK, from the coding sequence ATGAAAATCATGCCGTTAGCCAAACGCGGAGTGGAAGCCAGTCAGCTTGTTCTGGGCTGTATGCCTATGGGGGGCACTTGGGACCGCAATGATCCAATCACGAAAGAGGACCGCCTTAAAGCCGAAAAGGCCGTTGATGCGGCCCTATCGATCGGAATCAATATGTTTGATCATGCTAATATTTATACTCAGGGCAAAGCGGAGCAGACCTTCGGCGGAATTTTGAAAAATCGTCCGGAGCTCCGTGAACAAATCATTATTCAGTCCAAATGCGGCATTCGTCTGCAGGATGAAAACGCGCCAGGTCGCTTTGATTTTTCGAAGGAGCATATCCTTGAAGCCGTTGACGAATCGCTGAAGCGGCTTGGTGTCGAGTATCTGGATATTTTGCTGCTGCATCGCCCGGATCCGCTGGTGGAGCCCGAAGAAGTAGCCGAAGCCTTCAGTAAATTGAAAGCTGCCGGCAAGGTTCGTTACTTTGGCGTTTCGAACATGAATGTCTCCCAGATCCGCTTTCTGCAGCGCAGCCTGCCGGATCAGCTTGCCGTGAACCAGCTGGAAATGAGTCTTGCGCATACGGATTTCCTAGACCAGACGATTTACGTGAATCAGCAAAAGGGAACGGGCGTAAATTTTGGTGAAGGCATCATGGAGTTCAGCCAAATGGAAAACATCCAGCTGCAGGCATGGGGACCCCTCGCTCAAGGCCGTTTCTCGGGCCGTTCCTTGGATCATGAGCCGGAAAACGTGCAGAAGACCGCAGCGCTCATCTCCCAAATGGCGAAGGAGAAGGAAACAACGCCTGAAGCCATCGTTCTGGGCTGGCTGATGAAGCATCCTGCGATGATTCAGCCCATTATCGGCACATCAAACGAGGAGCGGATTGCCGCCTGCAAGGACGCTGAACGCCAGGCTGGATTAATGACCCGGGATGAATGGTATATCCTCTATATGAGTGCGATTGGTAGGGAGAAGTAG
- a CDS encoding 3'-5' exonuclease, translating into MDFVAIDFETANANRSSACSLGLVEVRDGAIISEQSWLIDPGQPFDYWNIQIHGITESMVQGMPSFGELWPTLAPLLEGKHIVAHNASFDMSVLRYCLDQASIDYPSFQYYCTYLLSKKMLNWMSSHKLNVLADWYGIPLHHHDALDDARACAHVLLNLIRQEEQPSAEQLSLAQGCKIGAMYPGGYKPFSAPAKKKPKTAKSRTPFGTKSSFSG; encoded by the coding sequence ATGGATTTTGTTGCTATAGACTTTGAAACCGCGAATGCGAACCGTTCAAGCGCCTGCTCCCTTGGTCTTGTGGAGGTACGGGACGGCGCTATTATATCGGAACAATCCTGGCTTATCGATCCGGGACAGCCTTTTGATTACTGGAATATTCAAATACATGGCATCACGGAATCAATGGTTCAGGGAATGCCTTCTTTTGGCGAGCTTTGGCCAACGCTTGCGCCGCTGCTGGAAGGCAAGCATATCGTCGCGCATAACGCCTCATTCGATATGAGCGTGCTCCGCTACTGTCTTGATCAAGCTTCGATCGATTATCCGAGCTTTCAATATTACTGCACGTATTTGCTCAGCAAAAAGATGCTGAACTGGATGTCTTCCCATAAACTGAACGTACTTGCTGACTGGTATGGCATTCCGCTCCATCACCATGATGCGCTTGATGATGCCAGAGCCTGTGCACATGTCCTGCTGAACCTCATCCGGCAGGAGGAGCAGCCCTCTGCCGAACAGCTCTCACTTGCCCAGGGATGCAAAATCGGTGCCATGTATCCGGGTGGCTACAAGCCTTTCTCCGCACCGGCGAAGAAAAAACCGAAAACAGCCAAATCCCGTACACCGTTTGGTACGAAGAGTTCTTTTAGCGGGTGA
- a CDS encoding lactonase family protein, whose amino-acid sequence MTVDNQRMLVFVGSYAEESSNGVYVYEFDETNGELTRLDQVAGLKNPTFLNVDTTQRRLYAISESAVADGTKLSDAVSFDILPEEGKLVETSRANALNGPSCHIQRSSDNHYLTLASYHKGSVSLVELKDDGTVGQVLDIREHKGQQPDQISHVHSSFYSLDQRFLFVCDLGLDTIYTYRIDGAEGKLVLQGEAKVKEGAGPRHLVFHPNGEFAYVINELHSTVTAFRYAADKGALSEIETVSTLPANANMENGCAEITMSEDGRFLYGSNRGHDSIVVYAVDPETGKLDTVQHVSTEGKHPRHFSIVPGGRYVLTVNRDTNNLVVFTRDSETGKLSYTGKSVEISKPVCVWADRF is encoded by the coding sequence ATGACAGTGGATAATCAACGTATGCTCGTATTCGTAGGTTCTTATGCGGAGGAATCCTCAAACGGCGTTTATGTATATGAATTTGATGAAACGAATGGGGAGCTAACCCGTCTGGATCAGGTGGCAGGACTTAAAAATCCTACCTTCCTAAATGTGGACACAACGCAGCGCCGCTTGTACGCAATCAGTGAATCGGCTGTTGCGGATGGAACAAAACTCAGCGATGCCGTTTCATTTGATATCCTTCCAGAGGAAGGTAAACTTGTGGAGACAAGCCGTGCAAACGCACTGAATGGACCCTCCTGCCATATCCAGCGAAGCAGCGATAATCATTATTTGACACTCGCGAGCTATCATAAAGGATCGGTCAGTCTCGTTGAGCTGAAGGACGACGGTACAGTCGGTCAGGTGCTGGATATCCGTGAGCATAAAGGGCAGCAGCCAGATCAAATTTCCCATGTGCATTCTTCCTTCTACAGCTTGGATCAACGCTTCTTGTTCGTTTGTGATCTGGGTCTGGATACGATATATACATACCGGATCGATGGGGCGGAAGGAAAGCTCGTTCTGCAAGGAGAAGCCAAGGTCAAGGAAGGCGCGGGACCGCGTCATCTGGTGTTCCATCCGAACGGGGAATTCGCTTACGTCATCAATGAGCTTCATTCGACTGTGACTGCTTTCCGCTACGCTGCGGATAAGGGAGCTTTGTCGGAGATTGAGACGGTATCTACCCTGCCGGCAAACGCAAATATGGAAAATGGTTGTGCGGAAATTACGATGTCGGAAGATGGACGTTTTCTGTACGGTTCCAACCGTGGGCATGACAGCATTGTTGTTTACGCGGTTGATCCGGAGACAGGCAAGCTGGATACCGTCCAGCATGTGTCTACAGAAGGCAAGCATCCGCGGCATTTCTCCATCGTACCGGGCGGCCGGTATGTGCTTACTGTGAACCGGGATACGAACAATCTTGTGGTATTTACGAGAGATTCGGAAACCGGCAAGCTGTCCTACACAGGAAAATCCGTGGAGATATCGAAGCCGGTATGCGTGTGGGCAGACCGTTTTTAA
- a CDS encoding fatty acid desaturase codes for MTQQSKVRNLRKEMAPFEKSNTKSSIRQMISTLGPLLLLWYSAYLSLSVSYWITLPILIIASGFVIRTFIIFHDCCHYSFFQNRRANEIIGTITGVLTLVPYQQWKNTHSIHHATSSNLDKRGIGDMWVMTVEEYAAASFIRRTAYRIYRNPVVMLGLGPIFVFVLSYRFNRKGAKRKERLNTYVMNASIVILYALLCWAVGWQAFMMIQLPIIFVSGMLGIWLFYVQHQFEDSYFENEDEWSYVKAAVEGSSYYKLPKLLQWLTGNIGFHHVHHLSPKVPNYNLELAHNATPPLQKATTITLLTSLASLRFRLWDEQNKAFISFKQFKSSMRQTKRETKPVPSPSPRASMQGE; via the coding sequence ATGACGCAGCAATCGAAAGTAAGGAATTTAAGAAAAGAGATGGCTCCCTTTGAAAAAAGCAATACAAAGTCGAGCATCAGGCAGATGATATCAACGCTTGGGCCATTGTTATTGCTCTGGTACTCCGCATATTTAAGCTTGTCTGTATCGTATTGGATTACCCTTCCCATTCTGATCATTGCATCAGGGTTCGTGATCAGGACGTTCATCATATTTCACGACTGCTGTCATTATTCATTCTTTCAGAACCGGCGGGCGAATGAAATCATCGGTACTATTACGGGTGTCCTCACGCTGGTTCCGTATCAACAGTGGAAAAACACGCATTCCATTCATCATGCGACGAGCAGTAACCTGGATAAACGGGGGATCGGTGATATGTGGGTGATGACGGTGGAAGAATATGCTGCCGCATCTTTTATCCGCCGCACGGCTTACCGCATCTATCGTAATCCGGTGGTCATGCTTGGTCTTGGACCGATTTTTGTGTTTGTGCTGTCATACCGTTTTAACCGCAAAGGAGCGAAGCGGAAGGAACGCCTCAACACATATGTCATGAACGCTTCGATTGTAATTCTGTATGCATTGCTCTGCTGGGCTGTTGGATGGCAGGCATTTATGATGATTCAGCTTCCTATTATATTCGTTTCCGGGATGCTCGGAATCTGGTTATTCTATGTACAGCATCAGTTTGAGGATTCTTATTTCGAAAATGAGGACGAATGGAGCTACGTGAAGGCGGCGGTGGAAGGAAGCTCGTATTATAAACTGCCAAAATTGCTGCAATGGTTAACGGGTAACATCGGCTTTCATCATGTTCATCACCTGAGTCCGAAGGTTCCTAATTACAACCTGGAGTTAGCACATAATGCAACGCCGCCGCTGCAAAAGGCCACGACGATTACGCTGCTAACGAGCTTGGCTTCTTTGAGATTCCGTCTGTGGGATGAGCAGAATAAGGCTTTCATTAGCTTCAAACAGTTCAAAAGCTCCATGCGACAAACTAAACGAGAAACGAAACCCGTTCCAAGCCCAAGTCCAAGGGCAAGCATGCAAGGGGAATAA